The Toxoplasma gondii ME49 chromosome III, whole genome shotgun sequence genome includes a window with the following:
- a CDS encoding hypothetical protein (encoded by transcript TGME49_252255) → MIFRRGADHFTMSFGARKDTLLEANWRIRTGKRYTRDEMYKTGGSTRRSYMTFAPHLRVSNTTIAEAVSVSRPVNTKVFSDLQRTRNSVFDGPVSASREQCVTALSGGFPLFPRRANLRQAAAPDSLSIGSQPSSTSAGPVAPQSTSPTAVVPRFSNRLDRRECRHVLHHGPCHCLVSHRVGHYMYLLMELSHSNHTPKNIHCPIASSDTPPRKETYFKDIRSNASPKNQQCYNMKAGERATACAHSSSSHLCGRLPGKVLRNPSVDAHLEATKEAKEVAAHRKSDTAFSKIVQLIHPQTADAGEEDRESRVMVSSPVPP, encoded by the exons ATGATCTTCCGGAGAGGAGCGGATCATTTCACCATGAGTTTCGGGGCAAGAAAAGACACGCTGCTGGAGGCGAACTGGCGTATCCGGACAGGTAAAC GGTATACGCGAGATGAGATGTACAAAACGGGCGGTTCTACGAGACGATCGTATATGACCTTCGCGCCGCATCTTAGAGTTTCGAACACGACAATTGCAGAAGCCGTTTCTGTGAGCCGCCCAGTGAACACGAAGGTTTTCTCGGATTTACAGAG GACGCGGAACTCCGTTTTTGACggtcctgtctccgcgtcaAGGGAGCAATGCGTGACGGCATTGTCAG GTGggtttcctctgtttccccgGCGAGCAAATCTGCGGCAGGCTGCAGCACCCGATTCGCTGTCGATTGGCTCGCAGCCTTCCTCAACGTCAGCAGGTCCTGTTGCACCCCAATCTACTTCTCCTACCGCTGTCGTTCCACGCTTTTCAAACCGGCTGGACAGACGCGAGTGCAGGCACGTACTTCACCATGGGCCGTGCCACTGTCTTGTCTCACATCGAG TAGGTCACTACATGTACCTCCTGATGGAGTTGTCCCACTCGAACCACACCCCGAAAAATATTCACTGCCCCATCGCTTCATCGGATACTCCCCcaaggaaagagacataTTTCAAAGATATTCGGTCTAATGCTTCGCCGAAAAACCAACAGTGTTACAACATGaaagctggagagagagcaacagCTTGTGCGCATTCGAGTTCAAGCCACCTGTGTGGTAGACTGCCAGGGAAAGTGCTACGGAACCCGTCAGTCGACGCACATCTGGAAGCCAccaaagaagcaaaagaagtGGCGGCTCATCGGAAGTCAGACACCGCGTTCTCAAAAATCGTACAACTCATTCATCCCCAGACTGCGGATGCTGGGGAAGAGGACCGCGAGTCGCGAGTTATGGTTTCTTCCCCTGTGCCTCCTTGA